TTCATCAGGACGAGAGCAGCCGCGCCATCGGAAATGGCCGATGCGTTGGCGGCGGTGACCGTGCCGTCCTTGGAGAAGGCCGGGCGCAGTTGCGGAATCTTGTCCGGCTTGGCTTCGCGCGGCAGCTGGTCAATATCGACCACGGTCTCGCCTTTGCGGGACTTGATGGTGACCGGCGCGATCTCGCGCTTGAACTTGCCGCTCGTCGTGGCGTCCTGCGCGCGCTTCAGCGTTTCGATGGCGTAGGCGTCCTGCTGCTCGCGGGTAAACTGGTATTCGCCGGCGATCTTGTCAGCGAAGAGACCCATCGGGCCTTTGGAATAGGCATCGGACAGGCCATCGAGGGCCATATGGTCTTCTGCCGCCATGGTGCCGTACTTGTGGCCCTTGCGGGCGTTGATCAGGTGAGGGGCGTTGGTCATGGATTCCATGCCGCCGGCGATGACGATTTCGGCGTCGCCGGAGAGGATGGCGTTGCGGCCCATGATGGTGGCCTGCATGCCGGAGCCGCACATCTTGTTGATGGTGACGGCTTCGAGGCCCTTGTCCTGACCGGCATTGAATCCAGCCTGGCGGGCAGGGGCCTGGCCCTGGCCGGCGGGCAGGCAGTTGCCCATGATGATCTCGTTGGCTTCGCCTGGCGCGAGGCCGGCTTCCTTGACGGCGGCGGCGACTGCAATGCCCCCCAGTTCATTGGCGCTGAGACCGGCGAGGTCTCCCAAAAGTCCACCCATCGGGGTGCGGGCCATGCCAACGATTACGACCGGATCCTGGTCAGCCATGTGCGTCTCCTTGCTGCATCTGCGTGCTGTCTACTTCGGAAGGCACAAAGCGCCTGACAAGGGGGGACGTCAAGCCCAACAAAAGGTCAGAAGAGGTGCGGCAAACTGCGGCCAGGCCAAGGGAGTGCCGAAAAGCAACTCTGGAGGCTGGATAAATCGCCAATTCAGCGGGGCAGGTGAGAGCGCCGGGATTCACCGGAGTCCGGGATCAGACTTCCAGGGCAAGTCCGGCTTCAGACCCGTGTTGCCAGACGACCCGGGCAGGCCCTTCAAGGCCAACCGCGCGGGCATAGAGGTAAACCATTGGCGGCAGGTTCTCATTGGTGGGGAAGCGCAACCGGGCGCCATTGGCTGAATAATCCAGCACGATGCCTTTGCGGCGGTAGCCGGAATCATAGGCGACCGCGGCCTCACGGTACACTTTGGCCCGTTCAGCGCGGGGCAAGTTCTGATGCGTCGCGCGGGAGGCAATAGGTGTGGCGGATTGCTGGAGCGTGCGTTGGATCCGTCCCAGATCGGGACTGTCGGGCTTTTTTGTCCCAAAGAGGCGCGGTTTCATGGCCATGGCGTAGTTTGTGCGCTCCAATCGCTAACGAACTCCACCCAAGTCGCAAAAGATGGACCCAATCCCTTAATATCCAGTTGAGTAAATAAGCAAGAGGCGGCGCTAACTGTAGCGCCGCCTCCAGATTACGCGGATTTCAATGCTGGGTTACCAGATGTGGATACGTTCTTCCGGCGGCAGGTAAAGCGCATCTCCGGGCTGGATATCAAACGCCTCGTACCATTTATCCAGATTGCGGACGACGCCATTGACCCGGTAAACGGGCGGCGAGTGCGGGTCTGACAGCATCTGCTGCCGGATCGCCTCATCCCGGTATTTCGCTCTCCAGACCTGAGCCCAGGCCATGAAGAAGCGCTGGTCGCCGGTGAGGCCATCGATGACCGGGGCCTCCTTGCCGTCCAGAGACATCTGGTAGGCCCGGTAGGCGAGGGACAGGCCGCCCAGGTCGCCAATGTTCTCGCCAAGTGTCAGGCGGCCGTTCACACAGGTTTCCCCATCGTCCAGCGGGCAGTAGGCCGAATACTGTTTGGCCAGCGCATCGCCCAGCTGGCGGAAGGCCGCGAGGTCTTCTTCCGTCCACCAGTTCGTCAGCACGCCTTCGCCATCATATTTGGCGCCCTGGTCGTCAAACCCATGCCCCATCTCGTGCCCGATGACGCCGCCAATGGCGCCATAGTTCACAGCCGGGTCAGCCGAGATATTGAAGAAGGGCGGCTGCAGGATGGCGGCCGGGAACACGATCTCGTTGAAGGACGGGTTGTAGTAGGCATTGATCGTCTGCGGCGTCATGAACCACCGTGTACGGTCCACGGGCTGGCCAAGATCGGCGAGGTTGTCCTCGATCTGCCACTTCTGGGACGCGATGGCGTTGTCGAGCGCGGAATTGCCGACGACCAGCGTGTCGTAGGTTTCAAACTCGTCCGGATATCCGATCTTCGGCGTGAACGCGTCGAGCTTTGCCTCCGCTTTCACCTTCGTGGCCTCGCTCATCCAGCCGAGGTCTTCAAGATTTGCTGCCATGGCCTTGCGCAGATTGGCCACGAGATTGTCCATCGCGGCCTTGTTTTCCGGCGGGAAGTAGCGCTCGACGAACACTTTGCCGATCGCTTCGCCCAACGTGCCCTGCGTGGCCTGAACCGCGCGCTTCCAGCGTTCGCGCTGTTCCGGCTGGCCGCGCAGGGCGGTGCCGTAGAACGCAAAGTTTGCGTCGTCGATGTCCTTGGGCAGGACACTGGCGAAGTCGGACAGGAAATGGGCGGTAAGGTAGGCTTTCCAGGTGTCGAGCGGTGTATCGCTGGCAATCTGGAACATCGCAGGGAAGCCGCCGCCGAGCTTGGTCGCGTCTTCAGCGGAGATGCCTGCAGCCTGGAGCTCGTCTTCGGTCGGGGGAATTTCTGCGACGAGGAATTCGTTCTCGCCGCCGACACCCATCGTATCCAGGGTGCGGACGAGCGGGAAGTCGCCGGCCATGGCGACGAGGTCATCCTTGCTCACCTTGTTGTAGGTGATGTCAGGATTGCGTGCGAGGGCACGGTCCCAGTCGGCCTTGGCGATTTCGGTTTCGAGATCCAGCACGTTCTGGGCTGCGCCGGCGGCATCTTCGTATCCGGCCTGGTCCAGCATGAAGGTCAGCAGGCCCAGATATTTGGCGCGCAGCTCGACCGACTTGTCATCTGTCTTCAGATAATAGTCGCGGTCCGGCAGGCCGAGGCCGCCGATGCGCATCTGGAATATGTTCGTGTCCGGGTCCTTGTCATCTGCGAAGACAAAGCCGCTGACGGGCGAGCTGAAGCCCGGAGTGGCGAACAGCACCGCAAGATCGTCCAGCGACTGGACCGCCTTGATCCGGTCGAGATAAGGCTGCGCCGGTGCAAGGCCGGCTGCATTGATGGCATCCGTATCGAGATAGGCATTGTAGTAGGCGCCGATCTTGCCTTCCGGCGTGTCGATGGCGGGCTGTTCGGCCGCGAGGTCATCAATGATCTTGAGGACGCGCTGCTCGGATTTTTCAGCTAGGAGATCAAACGAGCCATAACGCGAGCGGTCAGAGGGGATCACGAAGGAATCCAGCCACTTGCCGTTGGTCCAGGCATAGAAGTCATTGCCCGGCGTGACGCTCGTGTCCTGTACGCTGAGGTCGATGCCCCAGCTGCCCCAGTAATCCGGCGCCGAGAGAAGGAGGCCTTCGCTCGTTTCAAACTTGCCGTCCGCATTGGCGATGGGTGGGGTGGTCTCGGTGAGGGCGACCTTGTCGTTCTCAGCGGGCGCGGACGCCTTTGGCGTGCATCCGGCCAGCAGGGCGATTGCCGCGGTTCCGATAAGAAGATGCTTCATCCTCAGTCTCTCCTTGCTTAAATCCCATGCTCCCGGCAGCGCGCCGGGAACATGTCTTGTCTCTGGTTGGTATCAGATCATTCAGCCGGTGCCATAGGCGAGCTGCCACTCCCTGTGCTCGTGCCGATCAACTCTTCTTCGTCGATCGTGACATGACCGGAATACCCATCGCCGATGTGACGGAAGGGCTGGCCGCCCCAGGTCCAGGCGAAGATTCGCTTGACCTCGGCACCGATGACGTAAAGCGCCGGCACCAGGAACAGCGAGATGAAGATCGCGAACCCGACAGCCGAGCCGAGCGCGACCAGCATCGGTTTCAGGAACTGAGCCTGTACGGAGCGTTGCGACAGCAGGGGCAGAATCCCGACCATGGTTGTCAGCGATGTCAGCAGGATCGGGCGGAAGCGTGACACGCCCGCATCGACCAGGGCCTGGACAGCCCCTGCGCCTTCTTCCCGGCGTTTGTTGACGTAATCGATCAACACCAGATTGTCGTTGATAACGACGCCCGCGGCGGCCGCGATCCCGAAGAAGGAGAACAGGGCCATCGGTGTGTCCGAGAACCAGAGGCCGAAGAGGGCGCCCGCATAGGCAAAGGGCAGGGCCATCATCAGCAACAAGGGCTGAGCGTAGGACCGGAAGGCAATCGCCAGCAGGATGTACATGGCCCCGATCGCGATCAGAGTCAGCCGGCCGATTTCGCTTATGAACTGGTTTTCTTCCTCGAAGCCGCCGGCTTCACCGCGTTTGATGTCCGGGAAGCGCTTCTGGAAGTCCGGCCAGAAATTCGCCTCCATATCCGCCATGATTTCCCCGCGGCCGCCTTCGCCTTTGACTTCGGAGAAGACATAGACAGAGCGCATGCGGTCACGCCGCTGGATGCGGTTGATGCCTGGTGCGTAGGAGAAATCCGCCACCTGCGTCACCGGGATCTCGCGTCCATCCGGCGTCCGGACCCGGAGCGAACTGAGGCTGTCCAGGTCTTCGCGCGCCGTTTCCGGCAGGCGGACCATAACGCGGACGTCTTCGCCCTCGCGCGGGAGGCGCTGAACCTCTTCGCCATAATAGGCCTGGCGCAGCTGGCGTGAGACATCGGCCAGCGTGATACCGAGCGTTTCGGCGCCGGGCTTCATGGTGATCCGGATCTCGTCAGCCGCCGAGGACAGGTTGTCGCCGATATCATAGGCACCGGAATAGGTTGCCAGCTGTGCCTTCACGACTTCTGCGGCTTCGCGCAGATGATCGAGGTTCTGGTGGCTGAGGGCAAACCGGATGCCCGTGTCACTGTCATTGAACGTGAAGTCGAAACTGATCTCTTCGGCATCCTGGATCTCGCCGACATTGGTCCGCAGGATTTCGGCGAGGTCCTTGGAGCGGATCGTGTCGGGACGGTCTTCCGGCGGGGCGAGGCCGACAAAGGCGCGGACGTTCGTGCCATAGGCAATCACGGACGCATCGCGGATCAGGCCATCCTTGATTTCGGGATGTTCGTCCTTCGACTGTTGTTCGCTTTTCTCGATTCCGGCCTGAAGCTGGTCGCGCACCTGGACCAGACGGTCATACGGCGTGCCGTCCGGCATTTCGATCTGTACCTGGATCAGGTCCGCCTCGATTTGCGGCATGAACTGGAACGGCACGAACTTCATGCTGGACAGGCTGAAGGCCAGGTAGAACAGGCAGAAGAAGAGTGCCGTCGTCGCGTAGCGGTAATGCAGCGCAAATTCGAGCATCGGCTTGTAGATGTGGTTTGCAAACCAAAGCAGGCTGTCGGCGATCCGGCGCTGGATCTTCATCAACGCCCCGCTGGCACCGTCAAAGTTCTGCTTCTTCATGTGCGCAAGGTGTGCCGGAAGGATCAGCATGCACTCGACGATGGAGAAGGTGAGGGCGGCCACGACCACGAATGTGATCTGCTGGGTGAACTGCCGTTCCGGCCCGCTGAGGAACGCCCAGGGCAGGAAGGCAATGATCGTTGTCAGGACGCCGAAGATGATCGGCTTCAGAACCATCTGGGTGCCAACGATGGCGGCATCGAGGCCTTCGCGCCGGCCGCTTTCCACTTCCTTGTGGATGTTTTCCCCCACAACGATGGCATCGTCCACGATCACCCCGATCACCAGCAGCACGGCAAAGGTCGACAGGATGTTCCACGACACGCCGAGATAAGGCAGGATCAGGATGCCGCCGCCGAACGCCGTCATGATGCCGACCGTCACCCAGAGGGCCACCGTCGGGCGGAGGAACAGCAACAGCACGATCATCACCAGCACTGCACCCTGCAGCGCAGACGACATGATCAGGTGCATGCGGTCATTGAAGGCCTCGGAATCGTCCCAGAGGATATCGATCTTCACGCCCTGGGGCAGGATCCCGCTCTTGGGATCGTTGGCCCGCTCGACATAGTCGCGGAAGCCTTTGGTGTATTTCACGACATCCATCTTGTCCGGCGCGGGGATCATGACGAAGGCTGTCGGTTCCCCCCCATAGAGCGCGCTGAACTTGTCGGATACGAACCCGTCGATGACGTCGGCAACGTCCTCCACGCGGACTGTGCCTTGCTCGGTCGTCTGACGGATGATGATGTCGTTGAACTGGTCCTTGGTATCGGCCAGCTGGCGGGTTGTGATGGACACGTCGCCGGTAGATGACTCGATCCGTCCGCCGGACGAGTTCAGCGAGGATTGCCGGATAGCATTGGCCACGTCGCCGAAGCTGAGGCCGAAGCGGCGCAGGGATTCCTCGGTGACTTCGATGTTCACCTGCTCGTCCAGCGTGCCCTGCAGTTCAGCAAGTTCGCCGCCGGGCAATTGGGCGATGTCATCGCG
This is a stretch of genomic DNA from Hyphomonas adhaerens MHS-3. It encodes these proteins:
- a CDS encoding thiolase family protein; its protein translation is MADQDPVVIVGMARTPMGGLLGDLAGLSANELGGIAVAAAVKEAGLAPGEANEIIMGNCLPAGQGQAPARQAGFNAGQDKGLEAVTINKMCGSGMQATIMGRNAILSGDAEIVIAGGMESMTNAPHLINARKGHKYGTMAAEDHMALDGLSDAYSKGPMGLFADKIAGEYQFTREQQDAYAIETLKRAQDATTSGKFKREIAPVTIKSRKGETVVDIDQLPREAKPDKIPQLRPAFSKDGTVTAANASAISDGAAALVLMKKSEAEKRGLKPIATIVSSSSHAHEPEYFTTAPVPAMQKALAKAGWGVDEVELWEVNEAFAVVPMIAMKELGISHDKLNVNGGACAMGHPIGASGARVIVTLLAAMEDRGAKKGVASLCIGGGEGIAMCLERA
- a CDS encoding PilZ domain-containing protein, giving the protein MERTNYAMAMKPRLFGTKKPDSPDLGRIQRTLQQSATPIASRATHQNLPRAERAKVYREAAVAYDSGYRRKGIVLDYSANGARLRFPTNENLPPMVYLYARAVGLEGPARVVWQHGSEAGLALEV
- a CDS encoding M13 family metallopeptidase — encoded protein: MKHLLIGTAAIALLAGCTPKASAPAENDKVALTETTPPIANADGKFETSEGLLLSAPDYWGSWGIDLSVQDTSVTPGNDFYAWTNGKWLDSFVIPSDRSRYGSFDLLAEKSEQRVLKIIDDLAAEQPAIDTPEGKIGAYYNAYLDTDAINAAGLAPAQPYLDRIKAVQSLDDLAVLFATPGFSSPVSGFVFADDKDPDTNIFQMRIGGLGLPDRDYYLKTDDKSVELRAKYLGLLTFMLDQAGYEDAAGAAQNVLDLETEIAKADWDRALARNPDITYNKVSKDDLVAMAGDFPLVRTLDTMGVGGENEFLVAEIPPTEDELQAAGISAEDATKLGGGFPAMFQIASDTPLDTWKAYLTAHFLSDFASVLPKDIDDANFAFYGTALRGQPEQRERWKRAVQATQGTLGEAIGKVFVERYFPPENKAAMDNLVANLRKAMAANLEDLGWMSEATKVKAEAKLDAFTPKIGYPDEFETYDTLVVGNSALDNAIASQKWQIEDNLADLGQPVDRTRWFMTPQTINAYYNPSFNEIVFPAAILQPPFFNISADPAVNYGAIGGVIGHEMGHGFDDQGAKYDGEGVLTNWWTEEDLAAFRQLGDALAKQYSAYCPLDDGETCVNGRLTLGENIGDLGGLSLAYRAYQMSLDGKEAPVIDGLTGDQRFFMAWAQVWRAKYRDEAIRQQMLSDPHSPPVYRVNGVVRNLDKWYEAFDIQPGDALYLPPEERIHIW
- a CDS encoding efflux RND transporter permease subunit; this encodes MNGIVAWFARNAVAANLLMIVCFVGGIFGYTAMEREMFPVGTFNGATVSMAWPGASPQDIEEQIVTRIEESVADLDGIKRITSTSSEGFGSVNIEGQNDIDMMQFLDEVKLRVDQINNLPQAAFQPQVRRWEQRGQFMGLAVHGKVDGRELKRLGDRVRDDIAQLPGGELAELQGTLDEQVNIEVTEESLRRFGLSFGDVANAIRQSSLNSSGGRIESSTGDVSITTRQLADTKDQFNDIIIRQTTEQGTVRVEDVADVIDGFVSDKFSALYGGEPTAFVMIPAPDKMDVVKYTKGFRDYVERANDPKSGILPQGVKIDILWDDSEAFNDRMHLIMSSALQGAVLVMIVLLLFLRPTVALWVTVGIMTAFGGGILILPYLGVSWNILSTFAVLLVIGVIVDDAIVVGENIHKEVESGRREGLDAAIVGTQMVLKPIIFGVLTTIIAFLPWAFLSGPERQFTQQITFVVVAALTFSIVECMLILPAHLAHMKKQNFDGASGALMKIQRRIADSLLWFANHIYKPMLEFALHYRYATTALFFCLFYLAFSLSSMKFVPFQFMPQIEADLIQVQIEMPDGTPYDRLVQVRDQLQAGIEKSEQQSKDEHPEIKDGLIRDASVIAYGTNVRAFVGLAPPEDRPDTIRSKDLAEILRTNVGEIQDAEEISFDFTFNDSDTGIRFALSHQNLDHLREAAEVVKAQLATYSGAYDIGDNLSSAADEIRITMKPGAETLGITLADVSRQLRQAYYGEEVQRLPREGEDVRVMVRLPETAREDLDSLSSLRVRTPDGREIPVTQVADFSYAPGINRIQRRDRMRSVYVFSEVKGEGGRGEIMADMEANFWPDFQKRFPDIKRGEAGGFEEENQFISEIGRLTLIAIGAMYILLAIAFRSYAQPLLLMMALPFAYAGALFGLWFSDTPMALFSFFGIAAAAGVVINDNLVLIDYVNKRREEGAGAVQALVDAGVSRFRPILLTSLTTMVGILPLLSQRSVQAQFLKPMLVALGSAVGFAIFISLFLVPALYVIGAEVKRIFAWTWGGQPFRHIGDGYSGHVTIDEEELIGTSTGSGSSPMAPAE